From one Rubrobacter xylanophilus genomic stretch:
- a CDS encoding MBL fold metallo-hydrolase, whose protein sequence is MSEHVAPSRLARQPVGEASRVAEGVYQLKVPVPLPLVFVSAYLVEEDEGWTLIDAGFDWPEGRAAWEAGAKSVGCDLDRDVSRILVSHYHPDHLGAARWLQERSEGPVYMLESEIAHAHRVWDTDRTVGELAEHLTLYGMDPHLAKRAAKGTRTRLEMPDEILPLREGEKVALGGSEATVIHAPGHADHQFILHDEGRRLLFAADHVMLGLTPNVGFWHDTEPGPLARYIRHLEKLRGLDVELVLPGHGPIFHDLDGRIGELVSHHDERLEVMLHELSDTPKTPLEVSRRVFRDDLSLYEHCFALAETLAHLEHLSSNGRVERTENGVVRYRSIARARPRNLHR, encoded by the coding sequence ATGTCTGAGCACGTAGCCCCGTCGAGGCTCGCCCGTCAGCCGGTGGGGGAAGCTTCTCGGGTCGCCGAGGGTGTATACCAGTTGAAGGTGCCGGTCCCGCTCCCGCTCGTGTTCGTCTCGGCGTACCTCGTCGAGGAAGACGAAGGCTGGACACTCATAGACGCTGGCTTCGACTGGCCGGAGGGGCGGGCCGCGTGGGAGGCCGGAGCCAAAAGCGTGGGTTGTGACCTCGACCGGGATGTTTCGCGTATCTTGGTAAGCCATTACCATCCGGATCACCTGGGAGCGGCCCGTTGGTTGCAGGAGCGTTCCGAGGGGCCCGTATATATGCTGGAAAGCGAGATCGCGCACGCCCACAGGGTATGGGATACCGACCGGACCGTTGGAGAGCTGGCCGAGCATCTGACCCTTTACGGCATGGATCCGCATCTCGCGAAGCGGGCCGCAAAAGGGACCCGCACCAGGCTCGAGATGCCAGACGAGATCCTGCCGCTGCGGGAAGGCGAGAAGGTAGCTCTGGGCGGAAGCGAGGCCACCGTGATCCATGCCCCAGGACACGCCGACCACCAGTTTATCCTGCACGATGAAGGTAGGCGCCTCCTTTTCGCCGCCGACCACGTCATGCTTGGATTGACCCCGAACGTCGGCTTCTGGCACGATACTGAGCCAGGACCGTTAGCACGTTACATAAGGCACCTGGAGAAACTGCGCGGGCTGGACGTGGAACTCGTGCTACCGGGACACGGGCCGATCTTCCACGACCTCGACGGGCGCATCGGTGAGCTGGTCTCTCACCACGATGAGCGGCTCGAAGTTATGCTCCACGAGCTTTCGGACACCCCGAAGACCCCGCTCGAGGTTTCTCGGAGGGTCTTTCGAGATGACCTCTCGCTGTACGAACATTGCTTCGCTCTCGCCGAAACGCTCGCCCACCTTGAACACCTCTCCAGCAATGGACGAGTGGAGCGTACTGAGAACGGAGTGGTCCGCTACCGCTCTATTGCTAGGGCTCGTCCTCGAAACCTCCATCGTTGA